tatatgtgccacattttcttaatccagtctgtcacagatggacatttgggttgattccaagtctttgctattgtgaatagtgccacaataaacatacatgtgcatgtgtctttgtagtagactaatttataatcctttgggtatatacccagtagtgggatggctgggtcatatggtacatctagttctagatccttgaggaattgccatactgttttccataatggttgaactagtttacaatcccaccaacagtgtaaaagtgttcctatttctccacatcctctccagcacctgttgtttcccgactttttaatgattgccattctaactggtgtgagatggtatctcattgtggttttgatttgcatttctctgatggccagtgatgatgagcattttttcatgtgtctgttggctgtatgaatgtcttcttttgagaaatgtctgttcatatcctttgcccactttttgatggggttgtttgtttgtttcttgtaaatttgtttgagttctttgtagattctgaatattagccctttgtcagatgagtagattgcaaaaattttctcccattctgtaggttgcctgttcactctgatggtagtttcttttgccgtgcagaagctctttagtttaattagatcccatttgtcaattttggcttttgctgccgttgcttttggtgttttagacatgaagtccttgcccatgcctatttcttgaatggtactacctagattttcttctaaggtttttatggtattaggactaacatttaagtctctaatccatcttgaattataaaTAAGCTTTTCAATAAACAGGACTGGTTTCATTGCATAGtcataagaagaaaaaatgaaatttgactaCTGCCTCTTACCACATGCAAAATCTCGTTCCAAATAACCTGAGATGCAAGCATGGAAAAAGGCCAAACAATAAACCATACAAGTTAACGTAAAAGAATTTATTAACAATTTTGACATACAAGTAGTAGTATTTCTTAAtcagtagaaaaaataatattgactACATTAAAATTCGGAAACTTTTGTAAAtcaaaaaaatcaagtaaaaaaaaGCAAGCTCTATATTGAGAAAAAATATGTGCAATACATTTAGCATACAAAAGGAACacaactagaatatataaataacatacataaaacaatataaaaaagacAGCCCAATAGAAAACCAAAGATGGCTCACTTTCTAAACAATAGATACTTAATAGGTCAGTAAACATAAGAAAGTATGTTACCCTTTTTCAGTAATCAGAAAAAAGggcattttattatgaaatataaaatgggtTAAGATATATGAGGTGTCATTACATTCACATCATAAtcactaaattaaaaatatcaagcaTTTCTTGGGTTTTAGATGTCTGAAAGTATTACGCAATGCTGCTGGAAGTTTAAGTTAGCACCAATGATTTGAAAATATGCTTGGTGTTATCTATTAATGCTGAAGCTATGCAGACACATTGCCATTGTATTTCACCCTTAGGGATATGCCCAACAAAAATGCCTCAGCATATGCCCCAAGAGTCAAGTACAAAAGcattcaaaaactggaaacaacctgaatATTCATCAGCAGATAAGGCTAAATTGTAGTATATGCATATAACAGTCCACTATATGATAATGAAAATGGAAGAATTACAGTTAtgcaaaacaagaacaaatctccaaaaacaaaattgTGAGTGAATGAGATGTAAAAATATATGTGCTGTGCTGTTGCATTCACATAAAGCTTTAACATGAGCAGgcttaaacaaaatataaatcaagacaatttttttttttttgaagtgaaaGAGTGAAAAGAATAGTAATTGCAAGGGGGCACAAGTGTGCCAGAAACGTTCTATTTCTTGACTTGGGTAATGTTTACATAGGTCCCTAGTGTTTAATAACACTCCTAGCTGAGCATTTATGTTTAGGTACTCTTCtgcaagtttgttttattttatttttaacgtttatacatgaagaaataaaatataataaagcacGTGCTTTTTCTATTATACATTTTTGTAATCTAAGCTGTTTCTGTTTCAAAAATCCGTAGCTATATTCATAAAATGCCATTGATAGCTGAAAGAGATCTAGCTTGTGAGAATTTAGCATATAACAACATTAAACATATAGTGAAAATCatttaaagagatggagaaaatattttaataaatagtgtgGAACAATCATTTAATCGtttaaaagaaaggaagttaGCTACATATCTGACAGGTACAGTTGATATGAAGAGAAAAatgctataataaataatatactaTGATGAAAAATTCTATGCaagaatttattttgaaagtaaaataacacattaaaatatatgatttttgtacattactgcatataaaaatacaaaactgtttacatttttaaattgaatatttATGTATCTTGTAATGAAAGTGTTATTGTTTAAAATCCATagctaacaatacaaaaaataacaactaaGGTAGACCAACTGGTGACAAATATGACAGATAGAAGTTACTAtccacaatatattttttaaatttttgtgaatgtgttaattttttaaaattccaattataTGATCAACAAAGTatgtaaaaaattttataaaaagaaggaaaagtattCAACATAAATAaggacataaaaattaaaattgcaatggggcaaaaattgcatatattttcgTGGCAGTACTAAAACcctaaaattaaacttttttacaACTATCATAAGGATATGTCATGtaagtattaaaatatgtaacccacattgtttttcataatcctaaaatattaaaaactttagatattggccgggcgcggtggctcacgccggtaatcccagcactttgggaggccaaggcaagtggatcacgaggtcaggagatcgagaccatcctggctaacacagtgaaacccagtttctactaaaaatacaaaaaattatccaggcgtgctggcgggcgcctgtagtcccagctactcagtgaggcaggagaatggcgtgaacctgggaggtggagcttgcagtgagctgagatcgcgccactgcacttcagcctgggagacagcgagactccagaaaaaaaaaaaaaaacaaaaaaaaacaaaaacaacaacaacaacaacaacaacaaaacctttaGATGTTATATGATTGTCCAAAAATAGCTGAAAGATTATATACATTGTCATGTAGCTCTAAAAATATCTTGAATCTTTTTGAGAAGAATAATATATGTCACGAAGTTTTAaatcatatattaattttaaaacaagttttaattTTGCATATACATGGGGGTATAAGatagtttttgtgtatttttttggtatCTTCTAAACTCGGTACAATGTACATATCATACTCTATGAAATCAGAAGCAATATATGCTTAAATAAAAGATTAGTAATTTCTGTTACTCTTCTTTTACTGTAGCAACATGTACCTTGGTGGATGCTGATCGTTGCACCAAACGTTATGGTCGTTGTAAAAGAGACTGTCTTGAGAGTGAAAAGCAAATAGACATATGTTCCTCAGCAAGAAAAATCTGCTGCATTGAGAGGCTGTATGAAGAAGATGATATGTTTTGAAAAGGAAGACATACCTCTGAACAAAGAAGTTACATGGGCACCAGGGCAGAGAGGTATGGGAATATAATTAGGACTTccgaaataaataattaaatatataagccAATAGTGCTATCTTCCTTTGTGGGTGTTAATTTCATACGCAATGGAATGAGATagaaattctcttagttttctgaACTAACAGTTTTAACATAAGCATATCTGGAACTATGTTTGCTCTAATTtaggtccagttttaatctgtcTTGGGCCACAAAAGCATATACCATTGCATGCTTCCCAATTTAGCCAAGATCTCATTAGAAACTTGATTCATGAAAATCAATGGACTTATCAGGTGTCTAAATATCACCATCAGGTTATCCGAGTCAAGACAGAAAAAGCCTAAGCAAGAGCTAAAAGTATAAGTTCAGGAAAACACGGATAAACTCACCAGCCCTTCCTCTATCATCTC
This is a stretch of genomic DNA from Rhinopithecus roxellana isolate Shanxi Qingling chromosome 4, ASM756505v1, whole genome shotgun sequence. It encodes these proteins:
- the DEFB114 gene encoding beta-defensin 114, yielding MRIFNYLYFLCYVIFILPATCTLVDADRCTKRYGRCKRDCLESEKQIDICSSARKICCIERLYEEDDMF